A single genomic interval of Hevea brasiliensis isolate MT/VB/25A 57/8 chromosome 4, ASM3005281v1, whole genome shotgun sequence harbors:
- the LOC110633095 gene encoding major allergen Pru av 1, whose protein sequence is MGVFTYEEEVTSTVPAHRLFKAIALESDIIIPKVAPHAIKSSEIIEGDGGPGSIKKITFAEGSQFKYVKHKIEKLDKESFTYGYTIIDGDALAHTLEKISYETKFVPIPDGGCICKGISKYYTKGDFEIKEEDIKVGKEKARGMFKAIEAYLLANPDA, encoded by the exons ATGGGTGTTTTCACTTATGAAGAGGAAGTGACTAGCACAGTACCTGCTCATAGGCTGTTTAAGGCTATAGCCCTTGAATCTGACATCATTATCCCTAAAGTTGCACCTCATGCCATCAAGAGCTCTGAGATTATTGAAGGAGATGGAGGTCCAGGAAGTATCAAGAAGATTACTTTCGCTGAAG GCAGCCAATTCAAGTATGTGAAGCACAAGATTGAAAAACTTGACAAAGAGAGCTTTACCTATGGCTACACCATAATTGATGGTGATGCTTTGGCGCACACACTTGAGAAAATCAGTTATGAGACCAAGTTTGTGCCAATTCCTGATGGAGGATGCATCTGCAAGGGCATTAGCAAGTACTACACAAAGGGTGATTTTGAGATCAAGGAAGAAGACATCAAGGTTGGCAAAGAAAAGGCTAGGGGAATGTTCAAGGCTATTGAAGCTTACCTCTTGGCAAATCCTGATGCCTAG